A genome region from Tolypothrix sp. PCC 7712 includes the following:
- a CDS encoding chemotaxis protein CheW, translated as MTEQLCTFFLNGIFFGIDVQHVQEVIRPQVMTPVPLAPSDICGLINLRGQILTVIDLQQRLEMGKSTIRTTTPLDEAQGFNIVVSTHDEVVSLLVDDVGDVLEFTQNTFQPPPATLKGRMHQMLAGAYPYAGGLLLVLDTKKILAAN; from the coding sequence ATGACTGAACAACTGTGTACCTTTTTCCTCAACGGCATTTTTTTTGGGATTGACGTACAGCACGTTCAAGAAGTGATTCGTCCCCAAGTAATGACACCTGTACCCTTGGCTCCCTCAGATATTTGTGGCTTAATTAACCTGCGGGGACAAATTCTCACAGTCATTGATTTACAGCAGCGTTTAGAAATGGGTAAATCCACCATCCGCACCACAACCCCACTAGATGAAGCCCAAGGATTTAATATAGTTGTCTCGACTCACGATGAAGTAGTTAGCCTCCTGGTTGATGATGTTGGTGATGTCTTAGAATTCACACAAAATACATTTCAACCCCCACCAGCAACTTTAAAAGGTAGAATGCATCAGATGCTAGCTGGAGCTTATCCATACGCAGGGGGTTTGCTGCTAGTTCTAGATACTAAAAAAATTTTAGCTGCCAATTGA